A window from Nitrospirota bacterium encodes these proteins:
- the hisF gene encoding imidazole glycerol phosphate synthase subunit HisF, with product MLTKRIIPCLDVKDGRVVKGVGFENLRDAGSPVEASKFYNEEGADAICFLDITASHEGRGTFFKMVEETAAEVFMPLTVGGGIRSLEDIRQSLLAGADKVSINTSAVEKPELIREAAKRFGTQCIVVAIDAKKALSGKGWSVYTHGGRRETALDVLQWAKQMESMGAGEILLTSMDRDGTREGYDLELTRSVAEAVQIPVIASGGVGSLEHLYEGLTIGKADAVLAASIFHDRQYRIKDAKQYLKERGVPVRPV from the coding sequence GTGTTAACCAAAAGAATTATTCCCTGTCTCGACGTCAAAGACGGAAGAGTTGTCAAAGGGGTTGGATTTGAAAACTTAAGAGATGCAGGAAGCCCGGTTGAGGCCTCTAAGTTTTATAATGAGGAAGGAGCGGATGCTATTTGCTTTCTGGATATTACCGCCTCTCATGAAGGGCGGGGGACCTTTTTTAAAATGGTGGAGGAAACCGCGGCAGAAGTGTTTATGCCTTTAACGGTAGGGGGAGGAATCCGGTCGTTGGAGGATATCCGGCAGTCCCTTCTGGCCGGAGCCGATAAGGTGTCTATTAATACTTCCGCGGTAGAGAAGCCGGAACTTATACGGGAGGCCGCAAAACGTTTTGGAACACAATGTATCGTTGTGGCAATTGACGCAAAAAAGGCTCTTTCCGGCAAAGGATGGAGCGTTTATACTCATGGCGGCCGGCGGGAGACGGCGCTGGATGTTCTCCAGTGGGCAAAACAAATGGAGTCCATGGGCGCCGGAGAAATTTTGCTGACCAGCATGGATAGGGACGGAACCCGGGAAGGATATGATCTGGAATTAACCCGCAGCGTCGCCGAAGCTGTGCAAATTCCGGTGATTGCTTCCGGAGGAGTCGGGAGCCTTGAGCATCTCTACGAAGGACTGACCATCGGGAAAGCGGACGCTGTTCTGGCGGCGTCTATTTTTCATGATCGCCAATATCGCATTAAGGATGCCAAACAGTATTTGAAAGAGAGGGGCGTCCCGGTCCGGCCGGTATGA
- the hisA gene encoding 1-(5-phosphoribosyl)-5-[(5-phosphoribosylamino)methylideneamino]imidazole-4-carboxamide isomerase has product MKIFPAIDIKEGQCVRLRQGKFDQKEVFSDEPESIARKWFLLGAEFIHVVDLDGALTGSPANFETIQRILKAVPTPIQVGGGIRDLETIEKYLAIGVSRLILGTSVIKNFDLLKTAAKTYPGKIVAGIDAKNGKIAITGWTDVTGESAIDYAKRLSEHEIAAIVYTDIEKDGMMSGPNFARTEEMAKAIQVPLVVSGGVSTLQDIQFILKMDNIEGVIIGKALYTGDISLEKAIALTKSVPC; this is encoded by the coding sequence ATGAAAATTTTTCCCGCCATCGACATTAAGGAAGGTCAATGTGTTCGTTTAAGGCAGGGAAAATTTGATCAAAAGGAGGTTTTTTCCGATGAACCTGAATCGATTGCCAGAAAATGGTTTCTTTTGGGGGCCGAATTTATTCATGTGGTAGATTTGGATGGCGCATTAACGGGATCACCCGCTAATTTTGAAACGATTCAGCGAATTTTGAAGGCGGTTCCTACGCCGATCCAGGTTGGGGGCGGGATACGCGATTTGGAAACCATTGAAAAATATTTGGCGATAGGCGTTTCACGGCTGATTCTGGGAACGTCGGTCATCAAAAACTTTGACCTTTTAAAAACGGCGGCGAAGACTTATCCCGGGAAAATTGTCGCAGGGATCGACGCCAAAAATGGGAAAATAGCGATTACCGGCTGGACGGATGTGACCGGGGAATCAGCAATCGATTATGCCAAACGACTGAGCGAACATGAAATTGCGGCCATCGTTTATACCGATATTGAAAAAGATGGAATGATGAGTGGTCCTAATTTTGCCAGAACCGAAGAGATGGCAAAGGCCATTCAGGTGCCGTTAGTGGTATCCGGCGGCGTGTCGACTCTCCAGGACATACAATTCATTTTAAAAATGGACAACATCGAAGGTGTTATCATTGGGAAAGCGCTTTATACAGGGGACATTTCCCTGGAAAAGGCCATAGCCCTCACTAAAAGCGTGCCGTGTTAA
- the hisH gene encoding imidazole glycerol phosphate synthase subunit HisH — MIAIIDYGSGNLRSVQKAFAKVGLDAMVTTRAEDLFNASHLVLPGVGAFADCMEKLGSSGLTAPLLKSIEGGKPFLGICVGFQVLFAKGEEFGIHPGLNVVPGTVKRFPATPLKVPHIGWNQVCVRQTECPLFKEIPDGAYFYFDHSYYGVPEKEADTASWTDYGIRFTSSIWRDNIFACQFHPEKSQTVGLRFLQNFGGLK; from the coding sequence ATGATTGCAATTATTGACTACGGATCGGGCAATCTCAGGAGCGTTCAAAAAGCTTTTGCCAAAGTGGGATTGGACGCCATGGTCACTACCCGCGCCGAGGATCTCTTCAACGCCAGTCATCTCGTGCTTCCGGGAGTGGGAGCTTTTGCGGATTGCATGGAAAAACTGGGTTCCAGCGGTTTAACGGCGCCCCTTCTCAAGAGTATCGAGGGAGGCAAGCCTTTTTTAGGAATTTGTGTCGGATTTCAGGTTCTTTTCGCGAAAGGTGAAGAGTTTGGAATCCATCCTGGATTGAATGTTGTTCCTGGAACTGTAAAACGATTTCCGGCAACCCCTCTGAAAGTTCCCCATATTGGATGGAATCAAGTGTGTGTTCGACAGACAGAATGTCCATTATTTAAAGAGATACCAGACGGAGCTTATTTTTATTTTGACCATTCTTACTATGGCGTTCCGGAGAAAGAGGCCGATACCGCTTCCTGGACGGATTACGGAATCCGGTTTACCTCCTCCATTTGGAGAGATAACATTTTTGCATGCCAGTTCCATCCTGAGAAAAGTCAAACCGTGGGATTAAGATTTCTTCAGAACTTTGGAGGGTTGAAATGA
- the hisB gene encoding imidazoleglycerol-phosphate dehydratase HisB — MKRAPTRESSVERKTAETEVRIKLNLDGTGKSEVNSSLPFLDHMLTLWAKHGFFDLHLKSKGDIEIDDHHLVEDIGISLGRALAEAIGDKKGIKRYGVAFVPMDEALAQVILDLSGRPYLVYQVNLQKKKIKTFDIDLIEHFFEALVQKSGLTLHILVPYGKNPHHVIEAVFKALGKALDQALQVDPRIKGVLSTKGSL, encoded by the coding sequence ATGAAACGCGCTCCCACAAGAGAATCTTCCGTTGAAAGAAAGACCGCGGAAACAGAAGTTCGAATCAAGTTAAACCTTGATGGGACAGGGAAGAGCGAGGTCAATTCCAGTCTTCCATTTCTAGACCATATGTTAACCCTGTGGGCAAAACATGGTTTTTTTGACCTCCACCTTAAAAGTAAGGGAGATATTGAAATTGACGATCATCACCTCGTTGAGGATATCGGCATCTCTCTCGGACGCGCCCTTGCCGAAGCGATCGGGGATAAGAAGGGAATCAAGCGGTACGGTGTGGCCTTTGTGCCGATGGATGAAGCGCTGGCTCAGGTGATTCTCGACCTGAGCGGCCGCCCTTATCTGGTTTATCAGGTCAATTTGCAGAAAAAGAAGATTAAAACATTTGATATTGATTTGATCGAGCACTTTTTTGAAGCCCTTGTCCAGAAAAGCGGGTTAACGCTTCACATTCTGGTTCCTTACGGGAAGAACCCTCATCATGTCATTGAAGCCGTGTTTAAAGCGCTTGGAAAAGCGCTCGACCAGGCCCTTCAAGTTGATCCCCGGATTAAAGGAGTTTTGTCGACCAAAGGGAGCCTATGA
- the hisD gene encoding histidinol dehydrogenase → MKIVSYQQTAYKARLNKLLNRFELSEEPVEKTVRSILKDIKKNGDAAVLKYTKKFDHLNLKKKDFGISREQIKQAYQIADPRVVESLKFAADRIISFHQRQKTESWSYKEGNVTLGQLVQPMDRAGLYVPGGKAAYPSSLLMNAIPALVAGVPSLVVCFPSLNGEINPYILVAADILGIKEIYPIGGAQAIGAMAFGTRTIKRVDKIVGPGNIFVATAKRLVYGWVDIDMIAGPSEVLVIADESANPAYVASDLLAQAEHDEKAYPICLTPSMNLAREIKKEMELKLKTMARKKIAGESMRNNGIIFVTENLDKAIEIANLLAPEHLELEVENPEVYIKKIKHAGALFLGHFTPEAVGDYLAGPNHVLPTGGTARFFSPLCVDDFIKKTSIISYSREALARVSDHVIRLANAEGLTGHAHSMEIRRK, encoded by the coding sequence ATGAAGATTGTTTCTTATCAACAAACCGCTTATAAAGCCCGGCTGAATAAATTATTAAACCGGTTTGAATTATCTGAAGAGCCGGTTGAAAAAACGGTCAGATCGATCCTGAAGGATATTAAGAAAAACGGCGATGCCGCGGTTTTAAAATACACGAAAAAATTCGATCATCTGAATTTGAAGAAGAAAGATTTTGGAATTTCCCGGGAACAGATCAAACAGGCCTATCAAATAGCTGATCCCAGGGTTGTGGAAAGTTTAAAGTTTGCCGCCGACCGGATTATTTCTTTTCACCAGCGTCAGAAAACAGAAAGTTGGAGTTATAAAGAGGGCAATGTTACGCTCGGACAACTGGTTCAGCCGATGGATCGAGCCGGCCTGTATGTGCCCGGAGGAAAAGCGGCTTACCCCTCTTCTCTTTTGATGAATGCGATTCCTGCTCTGGTGGCCGGCGTTCCTTCGTTGGTGGTTTGTTTTCCCTCGTTGAATGGGGAAATTAACCCCTATATTCTTGTGGCGGCGGACATCCTAGGGATTAAGGAAATTTACCCTATCGGCGGGGCCCAGGCGATTGGCGCAATGGCCTTTGGAACCCGGACCATTAAAAGAGTTGATAAAATTGTAGGTCCTGGCAATATTTTTGTAGCCACCGCCAAACGATTAGTTTACGGATGGGTCGATATTGACATGATCGCAGGGCCGAGCGAGGTCCTGGTTATTGCGGATGAGTCCGCAAATCCAGCCTATGTGGCTTCCGATCTTTTGGCCCAGGCCGAACATGATGAAAAGGCGTATCCCATTTGTTTAACTCCCTCAATGAATTTAGCCCGGGAAATAAAAAAAGAAATGGAATTGAAGTTAAAAACCATGGCGCGGAAGAAAATTGCCGGGGAGTCCATGCGGAACAACGGGATTATTTTCGTGACTGAGAATTTGGATAAAGCCATTGAAATAGCTAATCTTTTGGCTCCTGAACACCTCGAACTCGAGGTCGAAAATCCGGAAGTTTATATCAAAAAAATCAAGCATGCCGGGGCGTTGTTTCTTGGACATTTTACTCCGGAGGCCGTCGGAGATTATCTGGCCGGCCCGAACCATGTTCTTCCTACGGGCGGGACCGCGCGATTTTTCTCACCCCTTTGTGTTGACGATTTTATCAAAAAGACGAGCATTATTTCGTATTCCAGGGAGGCCCTGGCCAGGGTTTCTGATCATGTCATCCGATTGGCTAATGCAGAGGGGTTGACCGGACACGCACACTCAATGGAGATTAGAAGGAAATGA
- a CDS encoding ATP phosphoribosyltransferase produces the protein MKDWLTIALSKGRLLNDSIILLNKVGISHPQLLLNGRRLLFDLPNQKIRLLLVRAADTPTYVEYGAADIGISGKNILLEDEKEIFEPLDLKFGFCRIILAEPIGAELTRKKNSSKLTIATKYPGITEKFFSQKGISVEMIKLGGSIELAPMLGLADQIVDLVSTGATLKAHHLKIVEEIASSTARLIVNRASLKLKYQRVFELIDQIKSVIS, from the coding sequence ATGAAAGATTGGTTAACGATTGCTTTATCGAAGGGGCGGCTTTTAAACGACTCTATTATTTTACTTAATAAGGTCGGTATCTCACACCCGCAGTTATTATTGAACGGAAGAAGACTCCTTTTTGATCTCCCGAATCAAAAAATCAGGTTACTTCTTGTGAGAGCGGCGGATACGCCTACCTATGTTGAATATGGCGCGGCGGATATCGGGATCAGCGGCAAAAACATTCTGCTGGAAGATGAAAAAGAAATCTTCGAACCGTTAGATTTAAAGTTTGGTTTTTGCCGGATTATTCTGGCAGAACCGATTGGGGCCGAGTTAACCCGTAAAAAAAACAGCTCCAAATTGACGATTGCCACGAAATATCCCGGCATTACTGAAAAATTCTTCAGTCAAAAAGGGATTTCCGTGGAAATGATTAAGCTCGGAGGATCAATTGAACTGGCTCCTATGCTCGGATTGGCGGATCAGATCGTCGATCTGGTTTCTACCGGAGCGACGTTAAAAGCCCATCACCTTAAAATAGTGGAAGAAATCGCCTCTTCGACCGCCCGGTTGATTGTAAACAGGGCCAGTTTAAAGTTAAAGTATCAACGAGTTTTCGAATTGATCGATCAAATCAAGTCTGTTATTTCTTGA